Sequence from the Candidatus Thermoplasmatota archaeon genome:
GGCGCCGCTCGCGCCGCGCAGGACGAGGAGGTCGCCCCCGTCGAGGGCGAGGTCCAGGCCGCCGAGCACACGGTGGGCCCCGTACACCTTGCCGACGCCCTCGAGCGCGAGGCGGACCACGGCGGTCGATGGCGCGCGCGCGATAAAGGCGTTCGGGTGCGTCGCCGCGCGGAAAACCCGCCAAGGCTAAAGCGCGCGCCCTCCCTCGCGGAGGCGTGTTCGGGCGCGTCGCGGACGACCGGTCGTCGCTCCTCCTCGCGACGGGTCTCGCGCTCGCGGCCGCGTATCTCGCGGGCGGCGCGGCGGTCTCGGCCGGCTTCGCGGACGCGCTCGCGGGGCAGTCGGACCGCTTCGACGTGCCGGCTGTGCTCGCCTGGGTCGGCGAGGATCCGTTCGCGAGCCCCGGGTTCGGGGCCGTCCCCGAAGGCGCGTCGGCGGTGCGTGTCGCGGCGGCGCGGACGACGGACGGCCGCCCCGTGACGCTCGCGGCCGTGGAGGCGGTGGGCCCCGGCGCGCCGCTCGAGGCGGGGACGACCGGGATCGGTCCGGCCGCCGACCTCGCGGTCGCGCGCTTCGAGGGGAACGTCACGGTCCGGGGCGTCCTCGAGGCGATCCACGCGCCGCGCGGGTGGGTGTTCGCGCCGCTCGAGGACTTCGAGCGCGTCGCCCCGCGCTTCGGCCGCGCGCTCGTGCTCGCGCCCGGCGCTGAGGCGCCCGAAGGCGCCTCGACCGTGCCGCTCGTCGGCGTCCGCGCGTTCGTCGCGGGCGGCGGCGGGGCGCTTGCGGCGGGGTTCGGCCTCCTCGTCGCCGCGACGGGCCTCGTCGCGGCGGCGGTGACCGTGAACCTCGCGGCGTCGGCCGTCGAGCACCACCGCGCGGACGTGCACCTCGCGCGGAGCCTCGGCGCCTCGCGCGCGGACGTCCTGCGTTGGGCGGCGTCGTGGCTCGCGCGCATCGTCGGCGCGGGGATCGTCGTGGGCGCCGCGCTCGGGGTCGTCCTCGCGTACGCGGCCTTCAGCTTCGGGAATCGCCTCGGGCTCCGCGCGCCCGTGACGCCCGCGCCCGACTGGACGCTCGCCCCCGCGCTCCTCGCGCTCGCGGCGCTCGCGTTCGGCGCGGGCCTCCTCGCGGCGCGGCGCGCGCTCGTCAAGCTCGAGGGGTCACGACTGGAGGCCTCGCCTTGACGCGCGCGGGCGTCGCGCCGCACGTCGCCGCGGTCGCGCTCGGAACGGCGCTCTTCGTGCTCGTTCAAGCCGCCTTCGCGGCGGTCGCGGATCCCGCGCGCCTCTACGCTCCGGACGCGGAGGCCGTCCTTCCCGCCTCGCGGCTTCCGGTGCCGGGCGGGCGCGCGCTCGACCCCGCGACCGTGACCGCTCTCGTGGCGAGCCCGCTTGCGCGCGAGGCGTTGCCGGAGACGTTCACGTTCGCGATCGTCCGCGGGGAGCCCGTCGTCGCGCGCGGCGCGGACCTCGCGGATCTCCTCGCGCTCCACCGCGCGCGGCTCGTCGCGGGGGCGATGCCCGTTTCGGCCAACGATTCCGCGCTCCTTGTCGGGGAGCGGCTCGCGGCCCGCCTCGGCCTCGCGCCCGGCGACGTCGTCGCGATCCCGGCCTCGATCCAGCCCGACGTGGTCGTGCTGCGTGTGGGGGGGCTCGTCGCGGCCGAGACCGCGCTGGCCGACGAGCTCCTCGTCGATCTCGCGTCGGGCCGCCGCCTCGGCGGCCTCGCGCCGGGGGCCGCGCACCTTGTCGAGATCGTGCCGCTCGATCGCGAGCGTCTCCGCGAGGCGGTGCGCGCCACGCTCCTCGAGGCCGACCGGATCGTCGTCGCGGGCCCCGCATGGGGCCGCGCGGGGGAGATGGTGACGCTGCGCGTCACCGATGGCGACGGAAACCCTCTCGCGGCCGTGCGGCTCACCGACGGCGCGTCGTCGGCCTTGACGGATGCGCGCGGCGAGGCGCGCGTCGCGCTTGCGGCCGGCCGCGCGACCTGGACGGCGACGGGCGCGGGTCGCGCCCCCGTTTCGCACGCCGTCTTCGGTGCGGGTCCGGACGACGGCGTCGTCGTCGCGCGGATCGCGCTCGCGTCGACCGTCGTCGACCCCGGCGGTCGGGTCTTGGTCGAGGCGGAGCTCGTGAACTTCGCCGCGGAGCCCCGCGCGGGCGCGCACGACGTCAGGCTCGACGGGGTCCCCGTCGCCTCGCTCGCCTACCGGCTCTCGCCGGGCGCGCGCGAGGTCCTTCGCGCGACCTTCGACGCCCGCGCCCCGGGCGATCGCATCGTCGCGGTCGCCGACCTTGCGGCCCCTCTCCTCGTCGCGACGCCCGAGGTGGCGCGCGCGCAATGGCGACTTATCGCCGGCGGGGCGCCTCTCGCAACGGCGAGCTCCGGCGAGGCCGTCGGCGCCGTGTTCGGGTCGGTCGCGCTTGCGGGCGTGCTCGTCTCGCTCCTTTCGTTCGCGCTCTTCTTCGTGGGGAACGCGGCCGTCTTCTCGCGCCTCGCGGCCGCGCGCGCGGCCGACCTCGCGCTGCTTTCGGCGCTCGGCGCGACGCGGCGGCAGGTCAGGGCGTTCGCGCGCCGCGCCCTCGCGCCCGCGGCCGTGGCCGCCGCCCTCGCGGGCGTCGCCCTCGGCGCGGCGGCGGCTGAGGCGCTCGCGGGCCTCGACGCATTCGCGGTCTTCGGCCATCGACCCGCGGTCTCGCTCGAGCCCGCCCGGTTCGCGGTCCTCGCCGCTTTCGCGCTGCTTTCGACGCTCGGCGC
This genomic interval carries:
- a CDS encoding FtsX-like permease family protein, producing MFGRVADDRSSLLLATGLALAAAYLAGGAAVSAGFADALAGQSDRFDVPAVLAWVGEDPFASPGFGAVPEGASAVRVAAARTTDGRPVTLAAVEAVGPGAPLEAGTTGIGPAADLAVARFEGNVTVRGVLEAIHAPRGWVFAPLEDFERVAPRFGRALVLAPGAEAPEGASTVPLVGVRAFVAGGGGALAAGFGLLVAATGLVAAAVTVNLAASAVEHHRADVHLARSLGASRADVLRWAASWLARIVGAGIVVGAALGVVLAYAAFSFGNRLGLRAPVTPAPDWTLAPALLALAALAFGAGLLAARRALVKLEGSRLEASP
- a CDS encoding FtsX-like permease family protein, yielding MTRAGVAPHVAAVALGTALFVLVQAAFAAVADPARLYAPDAEAVLPASRLPVPGGRALDPATVTALVASPLAREALPETFTFAIVRGEPVVARGADLADLLALHRARLVAGAMPVSANDSALLVGERLAARLGLAPGDVVAIPASIQPDVVVLRVGGLVAAETALADELLVDLASGRRLGGLAPGAAHLVEIVPLDRERLREAVRATLLEADRIVVAGPAWGRAGEMVTLRVTDGDGNPLAAVRLTDGASSALTDARGEARVALAAGRATWTATGAGRAPVSHAVFGAGPDDGVVVARIALASTVVDPGGRVLVEAELVNFAAEPRAGAHDVRLDGVPVASLAYRLSPGAREVLRATFDARAPGDRIVAVADLAAPLLVATPEVARAQWRLIAGGAPLATASSGEAVGAVFGSVALAGVLVSLLSFALFFVGNAAVFSRLAAARAADLALLSALGATRRQVRAFARRALAPAAVAAALAGVALGAAAAEALAGLDAFAVFGHRPAVSLEPARFAVLAAFALLSTLGAAEVAAERLARPRPPASRRPARADLAEALA